CTTGCAGTTCATCATTATTCACTCGTCTGCTCAAACCAGATGACAATAATCTCACATGTATACAAAAGTTGTAAGTATTTtctaaatcatttcaaaatactttttaaaaacatttttaaaagtgtagTATTTGGCATGTCAGTGCACTACAACATATTCAGATTTTGTGACTTTGCCACAGGAATCCATAATGTATTTTAGTGTATGAGTGTTAGTTGTTAACAGGTTCTACaaactgagctgcagcttctccagaatGACCATGGACCTTTAGGCTACTTCTCTCATTACGACTCACTACTACCTACTAATTAACTTCGGAAAGCAATTGGTGGTACTAGATTTTCAAATCAAACTatcaaactaaaagaaaaatataaatattatccattttttgtgtttttattggtgaCGTTCAAACTATTTTCCTCCATTCACACTTCAACACCACTTGTTGTTGCTATCTCTCATATTGAACTTTATGTTTGCAATGTGACTATATTTaaagtgtgaatacttttgcaaaaaaaattgtatatCACATATATAACCCTCTGATTTGTTACTTTTAATTCCTGCATTAGAACATAAGACATGTTAATATACTTTTCAGTCAAGAAAACCCTGGAAAAAGCATTtctaaaagttgtatttttatttttaattgtaacatTGTGAAACGGTACATGGTGTCATACAAAAATATCTTCATATTTTGTATGTCAAATTGTGAGCAAATAAACATCTGCTGTAAGTATGATATCTCAGTAatcaaagttataaaaaaaagtaaaaagaaaaaaaagataaacaaaattttCACTTGTCTTAATTACAACTACAGATTTTAATAACTACTGATTGCTACCTTTATCACACAGTTAGGTGTTTTAAGTTTAGTTCTATACCAGATCAAAGGAGGATTATATGCACTTTTCTTGCACAATGAGTAGGAAAAAGCAAAAtctttatataataaaaaagaaagatctGCAAGTAAGTCTAGAATTTGTACTATTTCTTTTCAAGAAACAGTGTAAAgttatcaaaaagaaaagaacaaatgtaaaaaaaaaaaagtacaatccTTATGTTAGATAATGGAAACAATGCATTGGAGTTAAACATCATAACATGTGGAcatttgtaatttcttcctAATCAAACTGAAATGCAGAacgtatatataaaaaagaagaaacatccATCGAATCTCTTTGTGGTTGACTTGCTCACAGCTTTTCTGGTCAAAGATAAATTTTTGAGGTTTTGTAAATACATGTATGTTAATGTATATTAGAAAACAGCTTCAAACCTGGCAATGAATCTAACTGGTTCCTTCTTGCAGTAATCTGTGAACCAATAGCTCAACAGCTATAGTCTCGTTGTGTTTATCACAttgaaatcaatttattttgttgatatgtATGcttatgcaaaattaaaaatagcattGCTCAAGACACATTTGAAAGCAGCACACATTCTTTGAGCATAATTGCAGCCAAACCTTGAACATTACACATTTTGTGGAGgacatacattttaaattttgccGTTTACTAAACAGTCTTAACCAAGAGTGAACAgatagaaataaacagaaaatactgtATACCCTAATTGCTTGTTGCATTCTATTGTTTATTGCATACTGATTTAAATTGCATGATACTAACATAGCAACTGTTATGTCATCAGAAAGGTAAGAAATTTGGACTAGTTAAAATCCAAATGaatctgctttaaaatgtttttttatggctgttgttgctgctcttTGGTGTCTGTGGTTCACCTGCATGTTTTTCATTCTCTCACTTTGCAGCCTTGAAGCAGTAGACACCATAAGACTTAACCTTTTTGTCTGGGAATCCAACAAAGCGCACTGCAGCCTCTGTGGGACTGCAGTTCTTGCGGGGCCTGGAAATAGGGTAGCGCACACTTCCATCAGCCAACCAGCCAGCATCACAGCGATCGTAGCCCTCAAGCTTCCAGGCAGCATACATCTGGCCAACCTTTGCAATCTCTGCATCGTCGTCTCGGCATGCCTGCACAGCCTCGTCAAAGCTCAGTCTTTCTGGCTGGACCAACCAATAGAAATAACCTGgtagcagacagaaaaaaaaaaaaagaaaaaagctgctcAGAAGAATATCTTTTAATGTAGTTACATGCCTTAAGAggaaagatgtttttctgtatgaGAACTGAAATTTAATATATAAAGCCTATACTgtaacttgaaaataaaatggagaaaaaaagccTACCTTTGAGTagggaaacaaaacagaacacatCAAAGCGGCTCATCTGCTTGTTTCTCAAGCCATAGTTTCTGAGACCAGGTCTGCTGTTGACGCCGCCGCAGGGTTGTCTGGGTTTGGTGATTGGATACTGTACTGTACCGTCATTCAGCCAACCAGCATTACACCAGTCCAGACCGCCTTTCCAGGCCTTCAGCAGCTGATCAAAGGAGGCAATTATAGCATCCTGACTTTCACAGGACCGGACAGCCTCATCAAAATTTAGGTTGTAGCGCCCACGATGGGGAGAGTATGGGAATACAACACCTAAAAGACATAGAAAATGAT
The genomic region above belongs to Xiphophorus maculatus strain JP 163 A chromosome 12, X_maculatus-5.0-male, whole genome shotgun sequence and contains:
- the LOC102235695 gene encoding hyaluronan and proteoglycan link protein 1-like is translated as MISLLCITMISLALAGSAYCQTATPASFISVKTDLGGNVTLPCRLQAEQTFFYGSLKVTWIKVGEDQSQNEDVLVSLGLHKRTYGNFENRAFLLDLEKGDASLVLLDVSMEDMGRYRCEIMDGMEDIIQDVILEVENGLIGGVVFPYSPHRGRYNLNFDEAVRSCESQDAIIASFDQLLKAWKGGLDWCNAGWLNDGTVQYPITKPRQPCGGVNSRPGLRNYGLRNKQMSRFDVFCFVSLLKGYFYWLVQPERLSFDEAVQACRDDDAEIAKVGQMYAAWKLEGYDRCDAGWLADGSVRYPISRPRKNCSPTEAAVRFVGFPDKKVKSYGVYCFKAAK